The Sulfurospirillum sp. UCH001 genome segment ATTCGGTAGCTCTTGATCCAGCAGTAGATAGCAAATCTTCTTACTTCGATAAAAATAAAAAGTAAGGTTTATATAGGAGAGAGATGAGTCTCTCTCCTACCTTATGATATACTAAAACTTCCAAAGGCACTTTTAGTGTGTCATCATATAAATATTTCCAAGGAAAACGGTGCTATTCAAAATTCTTAGCTCTTACAAAACGATGCTCTTTTTGCTCTTTTTTTTAGCGCTAGGTGCAGCCATCGCAACCTTTGTTGAGAACGATTTTGGCACAACCGTTGCGCGCCATTATGTGTATAACGCCATTTGGTACGAAATGCTTTTAAGCTTTGGCGCGCTCAATATTCTCCTTGTTCTTTACAAAACACAGATGATAAAACATCTTGCAAAATTTACATTTCACGCAGCATTTATTCTTATTCTCATTGGCTCTGGGCTGACACGATATTTGGGCGTAGATGGTGTCATGAAAATACGCGAAGGTGCAAGCACCAACATTATTTTTTCAACTGAAAAAAATGCAGAGATTACGCTTCCTTTCTCTGTTTTTCTTAAAGACTTTGAATTAGAACGCTACTATGGTAGTCGTGCACCTTCCGCCTACAACAGCGATGTGCGTATAGTTGATGGCAATACGACATTGGATGCGCAAATCTATATGAACCATACGCTAACCTACAAAGGGTATAAATTTTTTCAAACGTTTTATGATCCTGATGAAAAAGGCACCATTCTTTCTGTTACAAAAGATCCTGGAGTAGAGGTGACGTATGTGGGGTATGCACTACTGTTTTTAGGGCTTATACTCAATCTCTTTGATTCAAAATCACGTTTTAGAAAACTCATTTTACAAGTCAAACATAGCTCTTTAGTGGTGCTGTTACTTTTCATGGTACAAGCGCCTCTTTTTTCCCAAAGCGAGTACGTGCAAAACTACTTAGACGAGCACCAAAGTAAAAGTAAAGAAGTGAGCAATGCCTTTGGCAAATTGGTTGTTCAATCACGTATGGGGCGTATGAAGCCTTTTGATACGTTAAGCCAAGAAGTTTTATATAAACTCAGTGGTAAAAATAGTCTTTATGGCATGGATGCGATGCAAATCTCTTTAGGCATGCTTTCACATCCAACGGTGTGGAAAAACCTTCCGATGATTCAAACGAAAACACCAAGACTTAGAGAATTTATAGGCATTCCAAAAGAGCAAAAACTCGCTTCTTTTGAAGATTTTTTTGAAGGACATCGCTATAAGATAGACGCGGAACTTCAAAAAGCGCTTGCGATGAAACCAAGCCAACGTGGAACATTTGAAAATGACCTTATTAAAGTCGATGAACGCTTAAGCATCGCCTTTATGCTCTATCAAGGTGTACTCTTTAAAATCTTTCCATTACCAAACGATGCCAATCACACATGGTTAGCCTTCGAGCAGATGTTTGCACAACTTGAAGGGGTCGAAGCTGAAAAACTACAAGAGAGTTCAACGGCTTTTATTGGAGCACTCTTTGAGCGTAATTATGACAAAGCACTCTCTTATGTTAACGTATTTTCAGAGTTTCAAACGAAGTATGGCACTGATATTATGCCTACAAAAACGCATATTGAAGTTGAAATACTCTTTAATAAACTGATGATTTTTGAGCGATTGACATTGGTGTATGTTCTTTTGGGACTTGTTCTTTTAGTGGTCGCTTTTGGACGTGTCTTTACCCCTCAAAAATTTCCAGCTAAAATCGATAAAGTCCTTTTTGTGATTGTCGCAGCATTATTTGTTATACATACCTGTGGGCTAGCTCTTAGGTGGTATGTGAGTGGTCATGCTCCACTTAGCGATACATATGAGTCGATCGTTTATATCGCATGGTCGTGTCTGCTCTTTTGTATGCTCTTTTTACGCCGTTCGCTCTTTGCACTCTCAGGCTCAGTAATGATGGCAGGCATCTTTATGTTTGTGGCACATCTTGGGCATATTGACCCAGAAATCACCAATCTTGTGCCTGTGCTAAAATCATTTTGGCTCTCTGTGCATGTTTCTATCATCACGGCAAGTTATGGCTTTTTGGCGCTCGGCTGTGCATTGGGATTTTTTACGCTGATTTTATTCGCACTCAAGCCATCTTCGCAAACCATCTCTACCATCAAACATTTAACTACTATCAATGAAATTACCCTTATTTTAGGGCTTTCTCTTCTCGTCATTGGTAACTTTTTGGGTGGCGTTTGGGCGAATGAGTCATGGGGACGTTACTGGGGGTGGGACCCTAAAGAGACATGGGCATATATCTCAATTTTGGTGTATACGATTATTTTACACGTACGACTTGTTCCAAAATTTTATTCACATTATCTCTTTGCAGTCCTTTCTCTCTTAGGATTTGCTTCTATTTTGATGACCTATTTTGGGGTCAATTTTTATCTTGCTGGTATGCATTCTTATGCTACTGGCGATCCTGTACCTATTCCTGGTTGGGTATATGTTTGTACTTTTGTGGTAGCATTGCTGATTATAATATCGTATAAAAATAGACTTCTAACGAAGTCTTCTGATGCGTAAGCATCAAGCTTTACTAAAATAAATTTAAAGGAAAAAAATGAATAAAATGAAATTAGTAGCTCTTTCGTTAGCACTTATTGGTAACCTCCATGCAGGCGATGTATTTGAGGGAACTGTTGTTGACACTTTACAAGGTGGCGGTTATACGTATTTGCAAATTGATGATACTAAGAAAAAATACTGGGTAGCTGTTGAAGGTACAAAAGTAGAGAAAGGAACAGAAGTTCGTTTTACAGAAGAATTACGTGCGAAAGATTTTGAAAGTAAGGCACTCAACCGTAAATTTGATGAAATTGTGTTTGCTTCCAATTTACAATACCGCACAAATGTACCTGAAAAAGGAAATCTATCGCTTATTACAGAGCAGGTTAAAGAGTCTCCTTACAAACAAAAAGATACAATGAGTATTAAAGAGGCATGGGAAAACCGTGTCAGTTTAAAAGATAAAACCATTGCGATTCGTGGTAAAGTTGTTAAGGCATCTCCAAATATTCTTGGACGTAACTGGGTTCACATCCAAGATGGTACAGGCGAAGGCACTGAAGTAGGACGTATTGTATTTACTTCAAGTGAACTTCCAAAAGTAGGAGATATTGTCACCGCTAAAGGTGTTGTCAATGTGGACAAAGATTTCGGTTCAGGGTATTCTTACAAAATTATTATTGAAAATGCTACATTT includes the following:
- the ccsA gene encoding cytochrome c biogenesis protein CcsA translates to MLFKILSSYKTMLFLLFFLALGAAIATFVENDFGTTVARHYVYNAIWYEMLLSFGALNILLVLYKTQMIKHLAKFTFHAAFILILIGSGLTRYLGVDGVMKIREGASTNIIFSTEKNAEITLPFSVFLKDFELERYYGSRAPSAYNSDVRIVDGNTTLDAQIYMNHTLTYKGYKFFQTFYDPDEKGTILSVTKDPGVEVTYVGYALLFLGLILNLFDSKSRFRKLILQVKHSSLVVLLLFMVQAPLFSQSEYVQNYLDEHQSKSKEVSNAFGKLVVQSRMGRMKPFDTLSQEVLYKLSGKNSLYGMDAMQISLGMLSHPTVWKNLPMIQTKTPRLREFIGIPKEQKLASFEDFFEGHRYKIDAELQKALAMKPSQRGTFENDLIKVDERLSIAFMLYQGVLFKIFPLPNDANHTWLAFEQMFAQLEGVEAEKLQESSTAFIGALFERNYDKALSYVNVFSEFQTKYGTDIMPTKTHIEVEILFNKLMIFERLTLVYVLLGLVLLVVAFGRVFTPQKFPAKIDKVLFVIVAALFVIHTCGLALRWYVSGHAPLSDTYESIVYIAWSCLLFCMLFLRRSLFALSGSVMMAGIFMFVAHLGHIDPEITNLVPVLKSFWLSVHVSIITASYGFLALGCALGFFTLILFALKPSSQTISTIKHLTTINEITLILGLSLLVIGNFLGGVWANESWGRYWGWDPKETWAYISILVYTIILHVRLVPKFYSHYLFAVLSLLGFASILMTYFGVNFYLAGMHSYATGDPVPIPGWVYVCTFVVALLIIISYKNRLLTKSSDA